From the unidentified bacterial endosymbiont genome, one window contains:
- a CDS encoding putative holin, with protein sequence MITAICEFDFSVITASFSGALCFIINARCFNKKQKRVAFFISFSMGFIGADVSLDIINSLVPAINTEERALGAFVCSALIITVFIRIKSLVDGTFTKK encoded by the coding sequence ATGATAACTGCAATATGTGAATTTGATTTTTCTGTTATAACTGCATCTTTTTCTGGAGCGTTGTGCTTCATAATCAATGCGCGATGTTTTAACAAAAAACAGAAACGTGTAGCTTTCTTCATTTCATTCTCAATGGGATTTATTGGAGCTGATGTATCATTAGACATTATCAACAGCCTGGTGCCTGCCATTAATACAGAAGAACGAGCGTTAGGGGCATTTGTTTGTAGTGCATTAATCATCACAGTATTTATAAGAATTAAGTCATTAGTCGATGGGACATTCACTAAAAAATGA
- a CDS encoding glycoside hydrolase family 24 protein: protein MPFISNTGKLDTHLCAFLDMIAWSEGTSKNVHPLTKMDGYDVIVTGVSGPEIFTNFSSHPFAGRRPPKHVTGSLFSSASGRYQFLEVHWNYYKEKLKLNDFGPRSQDLWALQLIRERRALTDIKELRIQEAISRCSNIWASFPGVGYGQPEHSMGQLIAVFESALNTLKSSAHHTKSDNFN, encoded by the coding sequence ATGCCGTTTATATCGAATACCGGGAAGTTAGATACTCATCTTTGTGCATTTTTAGATATGATTGCCTGGTCAGAAGGGACATCAAAGAACGTTCATCCGTTGACCAAAATGGATGGCTATGATGTTATTGTTACCGGAGTCAGTGGCCCAGAGATTTTTACTAATTTTAGCTCTCATCCCTTTGCGGGGAGAAGACCCCCAAAACATGTTACAGGCTCGCTTTTCTCAAGTGCATCCGGACGCTACCAATTCCTTGAAGTACACTGGAATTATTATAAGGAAAAACTCAAGCTAAATGACTTTGGCCCCCGGTCACAGGATCTATGGGCCTTACAGTTAATCAGGGAGCGTCGTGCGCTTACTGACATAAAAGAATTAAGAATACAGGAAGCAATTAGCCGGTGTTCAAACATCTGGGCATCATTTCCCGGAGTGGGCTACGGACAACCAGAACATAGTATGGGTCAGCTAATTGCTGTTTTTGAATCAGCCTTAAATACATTAAAATCCTCAGCCCATCACACGAAATCTGATAATTTTAATTAA
- a CDS encoding lytic polysaccharide monooxygenase: MTFRSPTIISRDKQSNVTPFHGHVFSPASRAYFAWQAGQLDTGQLNQREAGKFFPALHSGLRDPIAPQDQSNALPPPDGKIGSANQGNGEFLDAPGTHWQKHDVLSSDVLTISWFYSAKHLTRRWNYFITRPNWDANLPLSRAQFEDKPFYQVELTEQPFWSHGTALTPPQPTVHDVILPERSGYHVILAVWEVADTGNAFYQVIDLNFVGENEDDGNQSILTPPTNLHSMGVTENSVSLMWGPSSTTSSTLAAYLIYRNSVEISRVPASLLSFLDTGLQYGTTYNYHVIAEDIHGRRSAASNTLSATTLAGSDPGPGPGEGDYPEWKLNATYPAGTRISYRGRNWICLQTHTAYVYDWSPGGADSETLWRAI; this comes from the coding sequence ATGACATTCCGTTCACCAACTATTATCTCCAGGGATAAACAATCAAATGTTACCCCATTCCATGGGCATGTATTCTCACCGGCATCTCGGGCATATTTTGCCTGGCAAGCCGGGCAGCTCGATACAGGCCAGCTTAACCAGCGTGAGGCGGGTAAATTTTTCCCTGCCTTACATTCGGGCCTTCGTGATCCTATAGCACCTCAGGATCAGTCTAACGCATTACCGCCGCCTGATGGCAAAATTGGCAGTGCTAACCAGGGAAATGGTGAATTTCTGGACGCACCGGGTACTCACTGGCAAAAACATGATGTGCTATCATCAGACGTCTTAACGATTTCTTGGTTTTATTCTGCCAAGCATCTGACTCGGCGCTGGAACTATTTTATTACGCGCCCGAACTGGGATGCAAATCTGCCTCTTAGCCGCGCCCAGTTTGAAGACAAGCCTTTTTATCAGGTTGAATTAACTGAACAGCCTTTCTGGAGTCATGGCACAGCATTAACTCCGCCACAACCCACGGTGCATGATGTTATTTTACCGGAACGCAGCGGCTACCATGTCATTCTGGCCGTCTGGGAAGTGGCCGACACCGGCAATGCTTTCTACCAGGTTATTGATCTAAACTTTGTGGGTGAAAATGAAGACGACGGTAATCAGAGCATCCTAACTCCTCCAACGAATTTGCACAGTATGGGTGTCACTGAAAATAGCGTAAGCCTGATGTGGGGACCTTCATCGACAACATCAAGTACGCTGGCTGCCTATCTGATCTACCGTAATAGCGTCGAGATATCCCGTGTTCCAGCTTCACTGCTTTCGTTCCTAGATACCGGGCTGCAGTACGGTACTACCTATAATTACCATGTTATCGCGGAGGATATACACGGACGGCGTTCAGCGGCGAGTAATACCCTGAGTGCCACTACCCTGGCAGGTTCGGACCCAGGCCCTGGTCCGGGCGAGGGGGATTACCCGGAGTGGAAACTTAATGCAACCTATCCAGCAGGAACCCGGATAAGCTATCGCGGTCGGAACTGGATTTGCCTGCAAACTCACACCGCCTATGTTTATGACTGGTCACCTGGCGGTGCCGACTCCGAGACACTATGGCGCGCAATATAA
- a CDS encoding putative holin, protein MITAIYEFDFSVITASFSGALCFIINARCFNKKKKRVAFFISFSMGFIGADVSLDIINSLVPAINTEERTLGAFVCSALIITVFLRMKSLVDGALTKNKRIKWFCYVNVRVRINKNYKPHLNGC, encoded by the coding sequence ATGATAACTGCAATATATGAATTTGATTTTTCTGTTATAACTGCATCTTTTTCTGGAGCGTTGTGCTTCATAATCAATGCGCGATGTTTTAACAAAAAAAAGAAACGTGTAGCTTTCTTCATCTCATTCTCAATGGGATTTATTGGAGCTGATGTATCATTAGACATTATCAACAGCCTGGTGCCTGCCATTAATACAGAAGAACGAACGTTAGGGGCATTTGTTTGTAGTGCATTAATCATCACAGTATTTTTAAGAATGAAATCATTAGTCGATGGAGCACTCACTAAAAATAAAAGGATAAAATGGTTTTGTTATGTCAACGTCAGAGTACGGATTAATAAAAATTATAAACCGCACTTAAATGGATGTTGA
- a CDS encoding AAA family ATPase produces MTLDLVSLIKLSLEGNEKDLRLYLAKHVRSLRKSDPQLALKIEELLKLNPARSHDVMRKEPSSYDFQGTTTDEVMPHSLLKMSSTPTNSDTPLLQGQVKKQLEQVLLEREKSELLTRHGLVPAKSLIFSGPPGVGKTMTAQWLSQKLELPLYTLDLTTVMSSFLGRTGSNLRSVIDYAKSHPSILLLDEIDAIAKKRTDEADVGELKRLVTIMLQELEDWPSSGLLIAATNHPELVDPALWRRFDLEITFQLPDDAQVAEAVRLFAGDEFNILAPWYDLLKESLRGQSYSNIKREISQLRRLYILRPEHFEADLIAQLDFDATKKTKAEKISFAVRLVREYGLTQQKAAKIANISRDTIRKHLMAKEMSND; encoded by the coding sequence ATGACTTTAGATTTAGTCAGTTTAATCAAGTTATCTCTTGAAGGGAATGAGAAAGACTTACGGCTCTATCTAGCTAAACATGTCCGCTCATTAAGAAAGAGTGACCCCCAGCTTGCATTGAAAATCGAAGAGTTGCTAAAACTGAACCCTGCCCGTTCCCATGATGTTATGCGTAAGGAGCCATCCTCTTACGATTTTCAAGGCACTACTACTGATGAAGTTATGCCCCACTCGCTGTTGAAAATGTCATCAACTCCAACCAATTCTGACACCCCCCTTTTACAGGGTCAGGTAAAAAAGCAGCTTGAACAAGTTTTACTGGAACGAGAAAAAAGCGAACTGTTGACTCGCCACGGACTAGTACCTGCTAAATCGTTAATTTTCAGCGGCCCTCCTGGTGTAGGAAAAACAATGACGGCTCAGTGGCTGTCTCAAAAGCTTGAACTCCCGCTGTATACGCTAGACCTAACGACGGTGATGAGTAGCTTCTTGGGTCGGACTGGTAGCAATCTTCGCAGCGTAATTGATTACGCCAAATCTCACCCATCAATTTTACTACTTGATGAAATTGATGCTATTGCCAAAAAACGTACTGATGAGGCCGACGTAGGCGAACTAAAGCGCCTTGTCACTATCATGTTGCAAGAATTAGAAGATTGGCCATCCAGCGGTTTATTGATCGCTGCAACTAATCACCCGGAGCTCGTTGATCCGGCACTTTGGCGACGTTTTGATCTTGAAATTACTTTTCAACTACCTGACGATGCACAAGTTGCCGAAGCTGTGCGTCTGTTCGCTGGAGATGAGTTCAATATATTAGCACCTTGGTATGACCTTCTGAAAGAAAGCCTTCGAGGTCAGTCATACAGCAACATTAAGCGTGAAATCTCGCAATTACGCAGACTTTATATACTGCGTCCAGAGCATTTTGAAGCAGACTTGATTGCACAACTGGATTTTGATGCCACGAAGAAAACCAAGGCCGAAAAAATCAGCTTCGCAGTCAGACTAGTTCGTGAATATGGTCTCACACAGCAAAAGGCCGCAAAAATCGCGAATATAAGCAGGGATACAATTCGAAAACATCTAATGGCAAAGGAGATGAGTAATGACTGA
- a CDS encoding S8 family peptidase gives MTEKRNYIIGKAEVLASHTPPPKINPKSDPIYTFQEVMGRLKPQFEQTVSKLNALDDSLCPKDFAVATITLHPSYIAKGHFPRALFKEMAVRSIGSKGVEVLPDRWTRTGPPVKSPTTKIFVAGKRDRLTAFSKELEHFTETSRGGADLFRVWNISEPDNNEKVKKNPDAFEGYWEVGLQLMPVGNSEFIKTAFVDYAHELGFETKEEMAIEVGNLWFMPIAGSDNQLVQLASFSFVRVVRPLPAMRSFRPITRGVPVGADINLPEVQPYASDVRVAILDGGLPEKHVLEPWVTNYSLADTTADDHVDGPSHGLGVTSAFLFGPLWPGEKASRPFSYVDHHRILDSNIGGEDPYELYRTLSHLEDILLSRQYEFLNLSLGPALPIDDDEIHPWTSLIDTYLADGDTFLTIAAGNNGDSKGSLGLNRIQVPSDCVNALSVGATDQVDTGWKRAPYSAVGPGRSPGLVKPDLVAFGGTPRQYFHVPSATDSNKLVPTCGTSFSAPFLLRYAVGIRAILGHDISPLAIKALLINAAERADHEKGDVGWGKVPESINEIIESPDGTARILYQGELTPGKYLRVPLPIPETGINGKVKIRATCCFSSPVDPQDTSMYTRAGVEITFRPDPEKTQSFFKQKTVATEAELRADAGKWESVLSAELNKVGNKLLRPCFEIHYMAREGGDQIDGSKAASIRYAFVVSLESPKTPNIFSGILESDARLVEIQPRIPVPIPITL, from the coding sequence ATGACTGAAAAGCGAAACTACATTATCGGCAAGGCAGAAGTGTTAGCATCCCATACTCCCCCGCCGAAAATAAATCCTAAGTCGGATCCGATTTATACCTTTCAAGAGGTAATGGGGAGGTTAAAACCTCAGTTTGAGCAGACAGTCAGCAAGTTGAATGCATTAGACGACAGTCTCTGTCCCAAAGATTTTGCAGTTGCGACTATTACTCTACATCCATCTTACATTGCAAAAGGGCATTTTCCCCGAGCACTTTTCAAAGAAATGGCCGTACGCTCCATCGGGAGTAAGGGTGTCGAAGTACTACCCGATCGGTGGACGAGAACAGGTCCACCAGTAAAGTCACCGACAACTAAAATATTTGTAGCTGGCAAAAGAGACCGGCTAACGGCGTTTAGTAAAGAGTTAGAACATTTTACTGAAACAAGCAGAGGAGGCGCTGACCTTTTCCGTGTTTGGAACATTTCAGAACCAGACAATAATGAAAAGGTTAAAAAAAATCCCGATGCTTTTGAGGGATATTGGGAAGTTGGATTACAACTTATGCCAGTGGGAAACAGTGAGTTTATCAAAACCGCATTCGTTGATTACGCACATGAACTAGGGTTTGAAACCAAAGAAGAAATGGCTATTGAAGTTGGTAATCTCTGGTTCATGCCTATTGCAGGCTCAGATAATCAACTGGTCCAACTTGCATCCTTTTCATTCGTTCGCGTAGTCCGGCCTTTGCCAGCTATGAGATCGTTTAGGCCTATAACCCGAGGGGTACCAGTTGGCGCTGACATAAATTTGCCTGAAGTACAGCCTTACGCCTCAGATGTGCGTGTTGCCATTCTAGATGGTGGACTACCTGAAAAGCATGTGCTTGAGCCTTGGGTCACTAACTATTCTCTAGCTGATACTACAGCAGATGATCACGTTGACGGTCCCTCTCACGGATTGGGTGTTACTTCGGCATTCCTTTTTGGGCCGCTTTGGCCTGGAGAAAAAGCAAGCCGCCCTTTCTCATATGTTGATCATCATCGGATTCTTGACAGTAATATTGGCGGAGAGGATCCTTACGAACTTTATCGTACGCTGTCACATCTCGAAGATATTCTGCTATCCCGCCAGTATGAATTTTTGAACCTAAGCCTCGGCCCTGCACTACCTATAGATGATGATGAAATTCATCCATGGACATCTCTCATTGATACGTATCTTGCAGACGGCGATACATTCCTCACTATAGCTGCCGGAAATAATGGAGATAGCAAGGGTTCACTTGGCCTTAATCGTATTCAAGTACCTTCAGATTGTGTCAATGCACTATCCGTTGGAGCCACTGACCAAGTTGATACAGGGTGGAAGCGCGCACCATACAGTGCTGTTGGCCCGGGACGCTCACCAGGATTGGTTAAACCTGATCTTGTTGCATTTGGAGGAACGCCCAGACAGTACTTCCATGTGCCAAGTGCTACGGATTCCAACAAACTGGTACCAACCTGTGGAACCAGCTTTTCAGCGCCTTTTTTATTACGTTATGCCGTAGGTATTCGAGCAATCCTTGGACATGATATTTCACCACTCGCAATCAAAGCTCTGCTAATCAATGCAGCTGAGCGTGCAGACCATGAAAAGGGAGATGTGGGATGGGGCAAAGTGCCAGAATCAATAAATGAAATCATCGAGTCCCCTGACGGAACTGCCCGAATCCTTTACCAAGGTGAGCTAACACCAGGGAAATATTTACGCGTACCTTTGCCAATCCCTGAAACAGGAATTAATGGCAAAGTGAAAATTCGGGCTACTTGTTGTTTCTCAAGTCCGGTAGATCCTCAGGATACCTCAATGTATACACGTGCTGGTGTTGAAATTACATTCCGCCCTGATCCTGAAAAAACCCAGTCTTTTTTCAAGCAGAAAACTGTCGCCACAGAAGCAGAATTGCGTGCAGATGCGGGAAAATGGGAGTCGGTTCTTAGTGCAGAACTGAATAAAGTCGGCAACAAATTACTACGACCTTGCTTTGAAATTCACTATATGGCGCGTGAAGGTGGAGATCAAATCGATGGTTCTAAAGCGGCAAGTATACGATATGCATTCGTAGTTTCGCTCGAGTCGCCCAAAACACCGAATATTTTCTCCGGAATACTCGAGTCGGATGCACGATTAGTTGAAATTCAACCTAGAATTCCTGTACCAATCCCTATTACTCTTTAA
- a CDS encoding TOPRIM and DUF927 domain-containing protein, giving the protein MRSIDNIREVVQAASGQWPLVLQRLGIKVPGSPVKHSACPACGGKDRFRFDDKGCGAHICNQCGAGDGLDLVQKAHQVSAAEAANQVASVLNHVNRSRADGMVYSRQKGLQETEIRRQRFTSKYLAMVEKAQPGQSQYLAAKGLNDGRFLLLPDGTLLLPLVNETESVVAAQSITLSGEKKLLPGSAKRGAWYALSTADVGSDIVVCEGLATGLSVQLMQPDSMVVVGLDAGNLTPVAQAMRRKYPNSRIIIAADNDWQGEEQPNVGLAAAEKAAAVVEGWIALPPVDYKADWNDYHQRFGLDKASADFNDSVVQYQSNAMLTASSLAGETEIRPFEHDPLKARVESRQDGIFWVVPKVDRDSGEITLQESWLSSPMEVVGIGTDGNDLYLIIRWTAFGSDLPTTKAIPLADIGEKEGWRVLKKGGVNITAKSGLRATLADWLQRNYPKKLWLISHATGWQHGAYIMADGEIIGSPETPVLFSGRSSTTSGYTCKGTIESWRRDVAHLAEGNHCMMTAIGAAFAAPLLGPCGADGFGLHFYAQSSAGKTTTANVASSLYGSPDLLRLTWYGTSLGLANEASAHNDGLMPLDEVGQGSDPASVSQSAYALFNGVGKLQGAKEGGNRDLKRWRTVAISTGEMDLETFISTTGHKTKAGQLVRLLNIPLSKTNCFHEYENGKQHADALKSGYQNNYGTTGREWIKWLVDHQQEAIDVVRECELRWRNQIPAEHGEQVHRVGSRFAILEAALLLSRTLTGWSEKACIEAVRQCYDAWLDAFGSGNKEREQIIEQVEAFLNAYGFSRFAPIPFDPVALPIRDLAGYRQRGNHEDDPLTFYVFPETFKNEMAKGFNYKQVCEVLIEAGMLILPTIDRGYMKKSPRVNGRQARVFEIRFRTEK; this is encoded by the coding sequence ATGCGTAGTATCGATAACATCCGGGAGGTGGTTCAGGCAGCTTCGGGACAATGGCCGCTCGTGTTGCAAAGACTTGGCATCAAGGTGCCAGGTTCTCCGGTTAAACATTCGGCCTGCCCGGCCTGTGGTGGTAAAGACCGCTTTCGATTTGACGATAAAGGCTGTGGCGCACATATCTGTAATCAATGCGGTGCGGGTGACGGGCTCGATTTAGTCCAAAAGGCACACCAGGTTAGCGCGGCAGAGGCTGCGAATCAGGTTGCTTCTGTGCTGAATCATGTCAATCGCTCTCGCGCAGATGGAATGGTGTATTCCCGACAAAAGGGACTACAGGAAACTGAAATCCGTCGTCAGCGCTTTACGTCGAAATACTTGGCAATGGTCGAGAAAGCCCAGCCAGGGCAAAGCCAGTACCTGGCCGCGAAGGGGCTGAATGATGGGCGTTTTCTGTTGCTCCCTGATGGTACGCTGCTGCTTCCTCTGGTGAATGAGACTGAAAGCGTAGTGGCCGCTCAGTCCATCACATTAAGCGGCGAAAAAAAGCTTCTGCCAGGGTCAGCCAAAAGGGGGGCATGGTACGCCCTGAGTACCGCTGATGTGGGTAGTGACATTGTCGTTTGCGAGGGGCTGGCCACGGGGTTATCTGTCCAACTCATGCAGCCAGATTCCATGGTCGTAGTGGGTCTGGATGCCGGAAATTTGACACCTGTAGCGCAGGCTATGCGTCGCAAGTACCCGAACAGTCGAATCATCATCGCAGCTGATAACGACTGGCAGGGCGAGGAGCAGCCTAATGTCGGGTTAGCCGCTGCGGAAAAAGCCGCTGCAGTTGTAGAGGGGTGGATAGCTCTCCCGCCAGTGGATTACAAAGCTGACTGGAATGATTACCACCAGCGGTTTGGGCTTGATAAAGCTTCTGCTGATTTCAATGATTCTGTTGTGCAGTATCAGTCGAACGCAATGTTAACTGCCTCTAGTCTCGCTGGAGAGACTGAAATCCGTCCCTTCGAACATGATCCACTTAAAGCTCGCGTTGAGTCTCGTCAGGATGGCATTTTCTGGGTGGTGCCCAAGGTGGACAGAGACAGCGGCGAAATCACCCTACAGGAAAGTTGGTTATCCTCTCCAATGGAAGTCGTTGGAATAGGTACTGATGGAAATGATCTGTATCTGATTATCCGCTGGACTGCTTTTGGCTCGGATTTGCCTACCACCAAAGCGATCCCTTTAGCTGATATTGGCGAAAAGGAAGGATGGAGAGTGTTGAAAAAAGGAGGGGTTAACATTACAGCAAAAAGTGGTTTGCGCGCCACGCTTGCTGACTGGCTCCAGCGCAATTACCCGAAAAAACTTTGGCTTATATCCCATGCCACTGGGTGGCAGCATGGTGCCTATATCATGGCGGACGGGGAGATAATCGGCTCTCCGGAAACTCCGGTTTTATTTAGCGGGCGTAGCTCTACAACCTCTGGATATACCTGCAAAGGGACGATTGAAAGTTGGCGTAGAGATGTTGCACATTTGGCAGAGGGAAATCATTGCATGATGACAGCCATCGGCGCTGCCTTTGCCGCACCACTTCTTGGTCCATGTGGAGCTGATGGATTTGGTCTTCATTTCTATGCCCAGTCCAGTGCAGGCAAGACTACAACGGCGAATGTGGCCAGCAGTTTGTATGGCAGCCCTGATCTTCTGCGGCTTACGTGGTATGGGACCTCGCTGGGTCTGGCTAATGAAGCCTCTGCACATAATGATGGCCTGATGCCACTGGATGAAGTTGGCCAAGGATCTGACCCGGCTAGTGTGTCTCAAAGTGCCTACGCGCTGTTCAATGGCGTGGGTAAACTGCAGGGCGCTAAAGAAGGAGGGAACCGTGACCTTAAGCGCTGGAGAACAGTTGCCATTAGCACCGGAGAGATGGATCTTGAAACCTTCATTTCGACTACGGGGCACAAGACGAAAGCAGGGCAACTTGTGCGATTGCTCAATATTCCTTTGAGTAAGACCAATTGCTTCCATGAATATGAAAATGGTAAGCAGCACGCCGACGCACTGAAAAGTGGCTATCAAAACAACTATGGGACCACAGGGCGAGAGTGGATCAAATGGTTAGTTGACCACCAGCAGGAGGCGATTGACGTTGTTCGCGAATGTGAACTGCGCTGGCGTAACCAAATCCCTGCTGAACATGGCGAGCAAGTACACCGAGTGGGTTCCAGGTTTGCGATCCTTGAAGCGGCTCTGCTGCTTAGTCGAACGCTAACGGGCTGGAGTGAAAAGGCATGTATTGAGGCGGTTCGGCAGTGTTATGACGCATGGCTGGATGCTTTTGGTTCCGGAAATAAAGAACGAGAGCAAATTATTGAGCAGGTGGAAGCATTCCTGAATGCTTATGGATTTAGCCGATTTGCGCCGATACCGTTCGACCCTGTCGCGTTGCCAATCAGGGATTTAGCGGGCTACAGGCAAAGGGGAAATCATGAGGATGACCCACTGACCTTTTATGTCTTTCCTGAAACATTCAAAAATGAGATGGCGAAAGGATTCAATTACAAGCAAGTTTGTGAGGTGTTGATTGAGGCCGGGATGTTGATCCTTCCAACAATCGACAGGGGATATATGAAGAAATCCCCTCGTGTTAATGGCAGACAAGCGCGTGTCTTTGAAATCAGGTTTCGGACAGAGAAGTAA